Proteins encoded within one genomic window of Dehalococcoidales bacterium:
- a CDS encoding MFS transporter, producing MTKKPGPNYRWYILILTMLAYAIIAGVARMCIPVLFKQISDDLGLSVFQVGVIWGMDPLAGVFVGLPAGLLADRFGVKRTITVLCILAGIFSALRGLSNSFVTMAMTMFLFGLMAAATPSIVPKVTTEWFSGKRLGLANALLNIAWSVGSILASLLSATVLSPWLGGWRNVIYFFSAPAVLLGLLWWFTGKEPERSQSSITRGQISFKQSLSHVIRMKQVWLIGIATLFTWGASMGFLGYLPLYLRNIGWSDAAADSAITVFNGVTLIGSIPMVLLSDKLKTRKGVLGLSLGALAVGLIALPYINTIGVWLMIGICGFLRSGTGSLFNVMIFETKSIGSTYGGTAIGLASTISMIGAFIAPGLGNSLDSVSQGAPFVFWGILAALAVPVLFFIKTDPNKSLVETG from the coding sequence ATGACCAAAAAACCCGGACCTAACTACCGATGGTATATACTAATCCTGACCATGCTGGCCTATGCCATTATCGCCGGTGTGGCCAGGATGTGCATACCGGTACTATTCAAGCAGATTTCCGATGACCTGGGCTTAAGCGTATTCCAGGTGGGGGTGATATGGGGCATGGACCCCCTGGCGGGGGTATTCGTGGGGCTGCCGGCGGGACTGCTGGCCGACCGCTTCGGGGTAAAGCGCACCATTACGGTACTTTGCATACTGGCGGGGATATTCAGCGCCCTCCGCGGTTTATCCAACAGCTTTGTTACCATGGCCATGACGATGTTCCTCTTCGGGCTGATGGCAGCGGCCACGCCGAGCATCGTCCCCAAGGTCACCACCGAGTGGTTCAGCGGTAAAAGGCTGGGGCTGGCCAACGCCCTGCTTAACATCGCCTGGTCGGTTGGGTCGATACTGGCCAGCCTGCTCAGCGCCACGGTGCTGTCTCCCTGGCTGGGAGGCTGGCGCAACGTTATCTATTTCTTCAGCGCGCCGGCGGTACTGCTCGGCCTGCTCTGGTGGTTTACCGGTAAAGAACCGGAAAGGTCGCAGTCTTCCATTACCCGGGGACAGATATCGTTCAAGCAGTCTCTTTCCCACGTTATCCGCATGAAACAGGTATGGCTGATCGGTATCGCTACCCTTTTTACCTGGGGCGCCAGCATGGGCTTTCTCGGCTACCTGCCGCTTTACCTGCGGAACATCGGCTGGTCGGACGCCGCCGCTGACAGCGCCATTACTGTTTTCAACGGCGTCACCCTGATAGGCTCCATCCCCATGGTGCTGCTATCGGACAAGCTCAAAACCCGTAAAGGGGTGCTGGGGCTGTCCCTGGGTGCGCTGGCAGTCGGGCTGATAGCTTTACCGTATATCAATACCATCGGCGTCTGGCTGATGATAGGCATTTGCGGCTTTCTGCGCAGCGGTACCGGCTCGCTGTTCAACGTGATGATATTCGAGACGAAGAGCATCGGCAGCACCTACGGCGGCACCGCCATCGGCCTGGCCAGCACCATTTCCATGATAGGCGCCTTCATAGCCCCGGGGTTGGGCAACAGCCTGGACTCCGTCAGCCAGGGCGCCCCCTTTGTTTTCTGGGGCATACTGGCGGCCCTGGCCGTTCCGGTGCTGTTCTTCATCAAGACCGACCCCAATAAGTCTTTAGTCGAGACCGGTTAA
- a CDS encoding secondary thiamine-phosphate synthase enzyme YjbQ produces the protein MIHKLNLKTSSRTDFIEITSQVREIVKESGVESGLCLVYVPHTTAGVMINEHADPDVVDDIAARLEAMVPWRGDYKHAEGNSAAHIKAALIGASATVIIQYGELALGAWQGIFFGEFDGPRSRGVLVKIIADKA, from the coding sequence TTGATACACAAACTTAACCTGAAAACCAGCTCGCGGACGGATTTCATCGAGATTACCTCTCAGGTCAGGGAAATCGTTAAGGAAAGCGGCGTGGAGAGCGGCCTTTGCCTGGTCTACGTCCCGCACACCACCGCCGGCGTTATGATTAATGAGCACGCCGACCCCGATGTTGTAGATGACATCGCGGCGCGGCTGGAGGCAATGGTACCCTGGCGGGGCGACTACAAACACGCGGAAGGAAATTCGGCGGCGCACATCAAGGCTGCGCTGATAGGCGCCTCGGCGACGGTTATCATTCAATACGGGGAGCTGGCGCTGGGCGCCTGGCAGGGCATTTTCTTCGGTGAGTTTGATGGCCCCCGGAGTCGCGGTGTCCTGGTCAAGATAATCGCGGATAAAGCTTGA
- a CDS encoding zinc ribbon domain-containing protein, which yields MPIYEYVCSACDAKFEEMRPLSQSGQDAECPKCHKSARRKMSTFAAFSTTVSGVPTRVPGSGGSSCSNCSSGSCSTCAS from the coding sequence ATGCCGATTTATGAATATGTTTGCTCCGCCTGCGATGCCAAGTTCGAGGAGATGCGCCCTTTGAGCCAGTCCGGCCAGGACGCGGAATGCCCCAAGTGCCACAAGAGCGCCCGGCGCAAGATGTCCACCTTTGCCGCCTTCAGTACCACGGTAAGCGGTGTTCCCACAAGAGTACCCGGCTCCGGCGGCAGCTCCTGCTCCAATTGCAGCTCCGGCAGCTGTTCCACCTGCGCTTCCTAA
- a CDS encoding type II toxin-antitoxin system HicB family antitoxin, translated as MKRQLKIIVEKNADGYVAYPLGLKGIVVGQGDTYEDALADVKSAIKFHIETFGSDMLELDPPILEAFIAETGVNV; from the coding sequence ATGAAACGTCAACTGAAAATAATCGTCGAGAAAAATGCTGACGGTTATGTTGCCTATCCTCTAGGACTCAAGGGTATAGTGGTAGGGCAGGGCGATACTTATGAAGATGCCCTGGCAGACGTAAAGTCAGCCATCAAGTTTCACATAGAGACCTTTGGCAGCGATATGCTCGAACTGGATCCCCCCATATTGGAAGCATTTATCGCCGAGACCGGAGTTAACGTGTGA
- a CDS encoding molybdopterin-dependent oxidoreductase, which produces MRKSSIVMSVIAVFIIIATGIGATACTPGSETTQLSGVEVREYQGEDLSAVSSFRENSIKGTQHVDISTYQLQVNGLVANSENLTYNDVTNNFTDYKKVVRLNCVEGWSVNILWEGVQVRDIINQAGALPEAKVVIFHAVDGYTTSFPIEYIMDNPILMAYKMNDITIPAERGYPFMLVAEMKWGYKWIKWIDQIELSDNISYKGYWEERGYSNGGDLDKGFFDNSDIFPF; this is translated from the coding sequence ATGCGGAAAAGCAGCATCGTCATGTCCGTTATCGCCGTATTCATTATTATCGCCACCGGCATCGGGGCGACGGCGTGCACGCCGGGTTCCGAAACCACGCAGCTTTCCGGGGTGGAAGTGAGGGAGTACCAGGGCGAGGACCTTTCAGCGGTCAGCAGCTTCCGGGAAAACTCCATCAAGGGCACCCAGCACGTAGATATAAGCACCTACCAGCTACAGGTCAACGGGCTGGTGGCCAACTCCGAAAACCTGACCTATAACGACGTCACCAACAATTTCACCGACTATAAAAAGGTGGTCCGTCTGAACTGCGTCGAAGGATGGTCGGTGAACATTCTCTGGGAAGGCGTGCAGGTCAGGGACATCATCAACCAGGCCGGGGCGCTGCCGGAAGCCAAAGTAGTCATTTTTCACGCCGTGGACGGCTACACCACCTCCTTCCCCATCGAGTACATCATGGACAATCCCATCCTGATGGCCTACAAAATGAACGATATCACCATCCCGGCGGAGAGGGGCTATCCCTTCATGCTGGTGGCGGAGATGAAGTGGGGCTATAAATGGATAAAGTGGATAGACCAGATAGAGCTTTCCGACAATATAAGCTACAAGGGCTACTGGGAGGAGCGGGGCTATTCCAACGGCGGCGACCTGGACAAGGGGTTTTTCGACAACTCCGACATATTTCCTTTTTGA
- a CDS encoding DUF1648 domain-containing protein, translating to MATINPSDSIVKTEPENKPRFRWIYAGLPLGLLALSIILAAVFYGKLTPEIAYHFNGDTPDRWFSRSAFLVWMLTPQVLFTVLSLAIVRMMMLGARYWPQDNTPLRRLLPLMGNIMALPQVIIFIAMLQFFLYNAYQTRPVPLWIIALAILLAGGIFLAVFFLRIIRQARRQNKTLRE from the coding sequence GTGGCCACCATTAACCCCTCGGACTCAATAGTCAAAACGGAGCCGGAAAACAAACCCCGCTTCCGCTGGATATACGCCGGTTTACCTTTAGGTTTGCTGGCGCTATCCATTATCCTGGCGGCGGTGTTTTACGGCAAACTCACTCCGGAAATAGCCTATCATTTCAACGGCGATACGCCGGACCGCTGGTTCAGCCGCAGCGCTTTCCTGGTCTGGATGCTGACGCCGCAGGTCCTTTTCACCGTGCTCTCCTTAGCCATCGTCAGGATGATGATGCTGGGAGCGCGCTACTGGCCGCAGGATAACACGCCGCTGCGCCGGCTGCTGCCGCTGATGGGCAACATCATGGCGCTGCCGCAGGTTATCATTTTCATTGCAATGCTCCAGTTTTTCCTTTACAATGCTTATCAAACCAGGCCGGTACCGCTGTGGATAATCGCGCTGGCCATTTTGCTGGCGGGCGGCATCTTCCTGGCCGTTTTCTTTTTACGCATCATCCGGCAGGCGCGCCGGCAGAATAAAACTCTCCGGGAGTGA
- a CDS encoding glycine--tRNA ligase — MSDNTAGKLTLDKLVSLCQRRGFIFPSSDIYGGLSGCWDYGPIGVELKRNVKAAWWRAIVQERDDIVGLDSSILMNPRVWEASGHVNNFSDPLVECRDCHRRWKADDLKEHKCPTCGGTLTEERMFNTMFKTFAGPVEEDAAVVYLRPETAQGMFVNFQNVLNTGRKRLPFGIAQQGKAFRNEITTGNFIFRSREFEIMEFEFFIKPGTQDKWFDYWVNQRFEWYQKLGIKKEYLKLHHKQKEGLAHYAIAGTDIEFNFPMGWGELEGIASRSDYDLTQHASASGKSMEYFDDETKEHFVPYVVEPSVGVDRAILTFLCAAYDEEPDKDEIRVVFHFHPDIAPIKAAILPLSRKENLAVFAKDVYGTLRPAFATQYDDTQSIGRRYRRQDELGTPYCVTIDFQSLEDNMATIRDRDSMNQIRVPIATLKNTLLAKLGGEDFLKVPEGGNIIVKKQGGAQVDG; from the coding sequence ATGTCAGACAACACGGCAGGCAAATTGACGCTGGATAAACTCGTTTCCCTGTGCCAGCGGCGCGGTTTTATCTTCCCCAGCAGCGATATTTACGGGGGGCTTTCCGGCTGCTGGGACTACGGGCCTATCGGGGTGGAGCTGAAACGTAATGTTAAGGCCGCCTGGTGGCGCGCCATCGTCCAGGAGCGGGATGATATAGTGGGGTTGGACTCCAGCATCCTGATGAACCCCAGGGTCTGGGAGGCCAGCGGGCACGTGAACAACTTCTCCGACCCCCTGGTGGAGTGCAGGGACTGCCACCGCCGGTGGAAGGCGGACGACCTCAAGGAGCACAAGTGCCCCACCTGCGGCGGCACTTTGACCGAGGAGCGCATGTTCAATACCATGTTCAAGACCTTCGCGGGGCCGGTGGAAGAAGACGCCGCCGTGGTCTATTTGCGCCCGGAGACCGCCCAGGGCATGTTCGTCAACTTCCAGAACGTGCTCAATACCGGCCGCAAGCGTTTGCCCTTCGGCATCGCCCAGCAGGGCAAGGCGTTCCGCAATGAAATCACCACCGGCAACTTCATTTTCCGCAGTCGCGAATTCGAGATAATGGAGTTCGAGTTTTTTATAAAACCCGGGACGCAGGACAAATGGTTCGATTACTGGGTCAACCAGCGTTTTGAATGGTATCAGAAATTGGGTATCAAAAAAGAATATTTGAAGCTGCACCACAAGCAAAAAGAGGGTTTAGCCCACTATGCCATCGCCGGCACGGATATCGAGTTCAATTTTCCGATGGGGTGGGGGGAATTGGAGGGCATTGCCAGCCGGAGTGATTATGACCTGACCCAGCATGCCAGTGCCAGTGGCAAGTCCATGGAGTACTTCGACGATGAGACTAAAGAGCACTTTGTGCCTTACGTCGTCGAACCATCCGTGGGCGTGGACCGCGCCATACTGACTTTCCTGTGCGCTGCCTACGATGAGGAACCGGACAAGGATGAAATCCGGGTGGTCTTTCATTTCCACCCGGACATCGCGCCGATAAAGGCGGCGATTTTACCCTTGAGCCGCAAGGAAAACCTGGCGGTTTTCGCTAAAGACGTTTACGGCACGCTGCGGCCGGCCTTTGCCACCCAGTACGACGATACGCAGAGCATCGGGCGGCGTTACCGCCGGCAGGACGAGCTGGGTACCCCCTATTGCGTCACCATCGACTTTCAGAGCCTGGAGGACAACATGGCGACAATCCGGGACCGCGACAGCATGAACCAGATACGCGTTCCCATCGCCACTTTAAAGAATACCCTGCTGGCCAAGCTGGGCGGGGAGGACTTCCTCAAGGTGCCGGAGGGTGGTAATATCATCGTAAAGAAGCAGGGCGGCGCCCAGGTTGACGGCTAA
- a CDS encoding HAD family hydrolase, producing MKYKAVIFDLFGTLVDIYSQPDYHSVLREMMTLLKAPEDGFMRLWHETSERRTSGGFKTLEENLEYICRELNLVPTAFQIDMAKWVRFDYVSLVLTPREDAIETLSRLKEDGYKIGLVSNCSAEPPVIWPQTTLAPFFDATVFSSTAGICKPDPRIYLLATEQLKVKPEECRYIGDGDSGELTGAAGVGMHPVLIQVPHEDSAYALRTNAKIDEYPCPKITSLREVLDLLE from the coding sequence GTGAAATACAAGGCCGTGATTTTCGACCTATTCGGGACGCTGGTGGATATTTATTCCCAGCCGGACTACCACAGCGTGCTGCGGGAGATGATGACGCTGCTTAAAGCACCGGAAGACGGCTTTATGCGGCTGTGGCACGAGACGTCGGAAAGACGCACCAGCGGCGGCTTCAAGACGCTGGAGGAAAACCTGGAATACATTTGCCGCGAGCTAAATCTGGTCCCCACCGCCTTTCAAATCGATATGGCAAAATGGGTGAGGTTCGACTACGTTTCCCTGGTCCTGACACCGCGGGAAGATGCCATCGAAACGCTCTCCCGTCTGAAAGAGGACGGCTACAAAATAGGGCTGGTGAGCAACTGCTCGGCGGAGCCGCCGGTTATCTGGCCGCAGACGACCTTGGCGCCGTTCTTCGACGCTACCGTTTTTTCCAGCACGGCGGGCATCTGCAAACCGGACCCGCGCATCTACCTGCTGGCGACCGAACAGCTGAAGGTAAAGCCGGAGGAATGCCGGTACATCGGGGACGGGGACAGCGGGGAACTGACGGGCGCCGCCGGGGTGGGGATGCACCCCGTCCTGATCCAGGTACCCCATGAGGACAGCGCATACGCGTTACGGACCAATGCCAAAATAGATGAATATCCGTGCCCTAAAATCACGTCGCTGCGGGAAGTCCTGGATTTACTGGAATAA
- a CDS encoding type II CAAX endopeptidase family protein gives MTDAPVLLPPTPAAAPQKRYWGFWATVGLGAAVLLVFFVVQLLVILVAGIALSMPELDQSLNTQDIVDRVMDALNARLGLLQSIATIASGILGTGLILLFIRARRRADVQEYLGVNSLSLKSILVSVVTVIGLIAVFDGLAWWLGYSSGGGIVADVYNTSIWPPLFWIAVVVFAPLFEEAFFRGFLFAGFRQSPLGAAGAVALTALAWALMHALQYSLFSIGWIFVLGVAIGTVRHKTGSIWSAFIMHALVNFIATLSLAMNWNI, from the coding sequence ATGACTGATGCGCCGGTACTGCTCCCGCCAACGCCCGCTGCCGCTCCCCAAAAGCGCTATTGGGGTTTTTGGGCGACGGTCGGGCTGGGGGCGGCGGTGTTGCTGGTGTTCTTCGTGGTGCAGTTGCTGGTGATATTGGTGGCCGGCATCGCTCTGTCCATGCCGGAGCTGGACCAGAGCCTGAACACTCAGGATATCGTGGACCGGGTGATGGACGCCCTGAATGCCCGGCTGGGCCTGTTGCAGTCCATTGCCACCATCGCCTCGGGGATTCTTGGTACGGGCCTTATCCTGCTGTTCATCAGGGCGCGCCGCCGCGCTGATGTCCAGGAATACCTGGGTGTGAACAGCCTGAGCCTGAAGAGCATCCTGGTCTCGGTGGTGACGGTTATCGGCCTGATTGCCGTCTTCGACGGCCTGGCCTGGTGGCTGGGCTATTCCTCGGGCGGGGGCATCGTCGCCGATGTTTATAATACCAGTATCTGGCCGCCGCTGTTCTGGATTGCCGTGGTCGTTTTCGCCCCGCTGTTCGAGGAAGCGTTTTTCCGCGGTTTCCTGTTCGCCGGTTTCCGCCAGTCTCCTTTAGGCGCGGCGGGCGCGGTAGCCTTGACGGCGCTGGCCTGGGCCCTGATGCACGCTCTCCAGTACTCGCTGTTCAGCATCGGCTGGATATTCGTGCTGGGGGTGGCTATCGGCACGGTGCGGCACAAGACCGGGTCTATCTGGAGCGCCTTTATCATGCACGCGCTGGTGAACTTTATCGCCACGCTTTCCCTGGCGATGAACTGGAATATCTGA
- a CDS encoding exonuclease SbcCD subunit D, whose protein sequence is MANSGGNMKIIHFADLHLGMENYGHIDPATGLSSRLKDFLASFDELVEYALAERVDLVLFCGDAYKTREPTQTQQREFARRINRLATAGIPVFLLTGNHDLPNAVGRATATEIFDTLAVQNVHVASQPEVFKITTPGGTVQIAAIPWLRRSALLAREDVKNLNLAQVNAMMQDALTRVIAGKAGELDASLPAILAAHVLVGDARVGRGSESLMAIGQEPAVLLSNIALPAFDYVALGHIHKRQVLAEKPPVVYAGSLERVDFGEENDEKGFYVVEIQPGTPRQVTYSFHPVKARRFLTVSVALEAEEINPTAAVLKAIDSQKEQARDAIVRVNIQLPASLEGQLRNSEIKEALQETHSFTIAREIQREDRRRLGSRPARDITPLDALKAYLEVQQTSPERRQVLLEYGEKLIESQE, encoded by the coding sequence ATGGCTAACAGCGGCGGTAATATGAAAATCATCCATTTCGCGGACTTACACCTGGGCATGGAAAACTACGGGCATATCGACCCAGCCACCGGACTGTCCTCCCGCCTCAAGGACTTCCTGGCATCATTCGACGAGCTGGTGGAGTACGCCCTGGCGGAGAGGGTCGATTTAGTCCTTTTCTGCGGGGACGCCTACAAGACGCGCGAGCCCACCCAGACCCAGCAGCGGGAGTTCGCCCGGCGCATCAACCGGCTGGCTACCGCCGGGATACCGGTATTCCTGCTTACCGGCAACCACGACCTGCCCAACGCGGTGGGGCGCGCCACCGCCACCGAGATATTCGATACGCTGGCGGTGCAAAACGTGCACGTGGCCAGCCAGCCGGAGGTCTTCAAGATTACCACCCCCGGCGGGACGGTACAGATTGCGGCCATCCCGTGGCTGCGGCGCAGCGCCCTGCTGGCCCGCGAGGACGTCAAGAACCTGAACCTGGCGCAGGTAAACGCCATGATGCAGGACGCGCTGACCAGGGTTATCGCGGGGAAGGCCGGGGAGCTGGATGCATCCTTACCAGCGATACTGGCGGCGCACGTACTGGTGGGAGATGCCAGGGTGGGGCGGGGCTCGGAAAGCCTGATGGCCATCGGGCAGGAGCCGGCCGTCCTCTTAAGCAATATCGCCCTGCCGGCTTTCGACTACGTAGCCCTGGGGCATATCCATAAGCGGCAGGTGCTGGCGGAAAAGCCGCCGGTGGTCTATGCCGGGAGCCTGGAGCGGGTGGACTTCGGGGAGGAGAACGACGAAAAGGGGTTTTACGTGGTGGAGATACAGCCCGGCACGCCGCGGCAGGTGACCTACAGCTTCCACCCGGTTAAAGCGCGGCGCTTTTTAACGGTCAGCGTGGCCCTGGAGGCGGAAGAAATAAACCCCACGGCGGCCGTGCTCAAGGCCATCGACAGCCAGAAAGAACAGGCCCGGGACGCCATCGTCCGGGTGAATATACAGCTACCGGCGTCACTCGAAGGACAACTGCGCAATAGTGAAATCAAGGAAGCACTGCAGGAGACACACAGCTTCACCATCGCCCGGGAAATACAGCGCGAGGACCGGCGGCGCCTGGGCAGCCGGCCGGCCAGGGACATTACCCCGCTGGACGCCCTGAAAGCCTACCTGGAAGTGCAGCAGACATCCCCGGAACGCCGGCAGGTGCTGCTGGAATACGGGGAAAAGCTGATAGAGTCACAGGAATAA
- a CDS encoding MFS transporter codes for MKQSLPWFVMAHFGHHLLTALPGPLLPSIRTAFGLNNFQATMVTTSYAFSSGAGNIPAGRLVDKIGPTILLTIGTLGVAIGGMLTGLSHSYSMFLVFLVVMGLMTAGYHPASTPMILSAVEPEKRGRALGFHLVGGNASFFVAPLIAGGIMWLWPSQGFHGPFIILSIPTAIFGIIFYIYLTKRGGLTHVNVAKKKLTEEKPPQPGYKRRLWAYLIQMVVGGGAGMSVQALMSLYIVDKLGATDTSVTWIMSVSFLPAIVGGTVIGGWISDRIGSVKIIVATGILSGLLIFWVRASTAINFWFFLLLFIMGVNNAIRMPVTEVFIMGQTPSKNRATIYGIYYFTMQYTGAIFAPVYGWLVPNHYTYEQVFLFSAIAVTAVSVVTSFFFWDAKEPNKV; via the coding sequence ATGAAGCAGTCTCTGCCATGGTTCGTCATGGCGCACTTCGGGCACCACTTGCTGACCGCGCTGCCCGGACCTCTTTTACCCTCCATCCGGACTGCTTTCGGCTTGAACAACTTCCAGGCCACGATGGTCACCACGTCCTACGCTTTCTCAAGCGGCGCGGGTAATATCCCCGCCGGTCGCCTCGTGGACAAAATCGGACCCACCATTCTCCTCACCATCGGCACTCTGGGCGTGGCTATCGGCGGTATGCTCACCGGCCTTTCCCATTCCTATAGCATGTTCCTGGTATTTCTCGTCGTCATGGGCTTGATGACCGCTGGCTATCACCCCGCTTCCACCCCCATGATTCTCTCCGCCGTGGAGCCGGAGAAACGCGGTCGCGCCCTTGGCTTTCATCTGGTCGGTGGTAATGCCAGCTTCTTTGTTGCTCCGCTTATCGCCGGCGGTATTATGTGGCTCTGGCCTTCGCAGGGTTTTCACGGCCCCTTTATCATCCTCTCCATTCCCACCGCTATCTTCGGTATTATTTTTTACATCTACTTAACCAAGCGCGGCGGCCTGACTCATGTCAACGTTGCCAAGAAAAAACTCACTGAAGAAAAGCCTCCCCAGCCCGGCTACAAACGGCGACTCTGGGCTTACCTTATCCAGATGGTCGTCGGCGGCGGCGCCGGCATGTCTGTCCAGGCGTTAATGAGTTTGTACATTGTCGATAAACTTGGCGCCACTGATACCAGTGTCACCTGGATCATGTCTGTATCGTTTCTCCCCGCTATCGTCGGCGGTACCGTCATCGGCGGCTGGATTTCGGATCGCATCGGTTCCGTTAAGATCATCGTCGCCACTGGTATCCTTAGCGGCCTGCTGATCTTCTGGGTCAGGGCGTCAACGGCCATCAATTTCTGGTTTTTCCTGCTGCTCTTTATCATGGGCGTTAACAACGCTATCCGCATGCCCGTCACCGAGGTCTTTATCATGGGCCAGACGCCTTCCAAGAACCGCGCCACCATCTATGGCATCTACTATTTTACGATGCAATACACCGGGGCGATTTTTGCCCCCGTTTACGGTTGGCTAGTCCCCAACCACTACACCTACGAGCAGGTTTTCCTGTTTTCCGCCATCGCCGTCACCGCGGTATCAGTAGTAACGTCCTTCTTCTTCTGGGACGCCAAAGAGCCGAATAAGGTATAA
- a CDS encoding PadR family transcriptional regulator, whose product MMHRPFFHFERQSRLFEKGDLKYVILNLLKEKPSHGYEIIRAMEELFHGFYTPSAGSVYPTLQMLEDMSYVTASERDGKKVYTITEEGKKFLTEQQEVVDKIECQMKDWWGPRNIGDFHDTIQELHRLGHLVSRKAHVLAPEKWADIKETITRTCREVEDILGKS is encoded by the coding sequence ATGATGCACCGACCGTTTTTTCACTTCGAACGCCAGTCGCGGCTTTTTGAGAAAGGCGACCTCAAGTACGTCATCCTGAACCTGCTGAAAGAAAAACCGAGCCACGGTTATGAAATTATCCGAGCCATGGAGGAGCTTTTCCACGGCTTTTACACCCCCAGCGCCGGCAGCGTTTACCCCACCCTACAGATGCTGGAGGACATGAGCTATGTCACCGCATCCGAGCGGGACGGCAAAAAAGTTTATACCATCACGGAAGAGGGCAAGAAGTTCCTCACGGAGCAGCAGGAAGTGGTGGATAAAATAGAATGCCAGATGAAAGACTGGTGGGGGCCGCGCAACATCGGGGACTTCCACGATACCATACAGGAGCTGCACCGGCTGGGGCACCTGGTCAGCCGCAAGGCGCACGTTTTAGCCCCGGAGAAATGGGCCGATATCAAGGAAACGATTACCCGCACCTGCCGCGAGGTTGAAGACATCCTGGGGAAAAGCTAG
- a CDS encoding response regulator, translating to MVKKHGTLTILIIEDDPDIQNFTARVLELEGYHVIKASDGRAGLQIVRDNPISLVLLDLRLPELDGWAVLREMKQDAELARIPVLVLTAIAEPTQRRRTMNMGAAQYLVKPLSVNSLSKIIAGILNQKSTAAHPPSYDKVVNTKL from the coding sequence ATGGTGAAGAAACACGGAACACTTACGATACTGATTATCGAAGACGACCCAGACATCCAGAACTTCACCGCGCGCGTCCTGGAACTCGAAGGCTACCACGTTATCAAGGCCAGCGACGGACGGGCAGGGCTGCAAATCGTAAGAGATAACCCCATTTCCCTGGTGCTGCTGGACCTGCGCCTGCCGGAACTCGACGGCTGGGCAGTGCTGCGGGAGATGAAACAGGACGCGGAACTGGCACGCATCCCCGTGTTAGTGCTTACGGCCATCGCAGAGCCGACGCAGCGCCGCCGCACCATGAATATGGGCGCCGCCCAATACCTGGTAAAACCGCTCAGCGTCAACAGCCTGAGCAAGATAATCGCGGGGATATTGAACCAGAAAAGCACCGCCGCCCATCCCCCCAGCTATGATAAAGTAGTGAACACCAAGCTCTAG
- a CDS encoding DUF951 domain-containing protein, producing MVLEIHTGDVVKLRKVHPCGGYDWRVVRVGADIGIKCLKCERRVLLRRSDFERRVREFVSRGGG from the coding sequence ATGGTGCTGGAAATACATACCGGCGATGTTGTTAAGCTCAGAAAAGTCCATCCCTGCGGCGGCTACGATTGGCGGGTGGTGCGGGTGGGGGCGGATATCGGGATCAAGTGTCTCAAATGTGAGCGCCGCGTTTTGCTGCGGCGGAGCGATTTTGAGCGGCGGGTCAGGGAGTTCGTCTCCCGGGGTGGCGGCTAG